From a region of the Pecten maximus chromosome 18, xPecMax1.1, whole genome shotgun sequence genome:
- the LOC117316627 gene encoding uncharacterized protein LOC117316627, with amino-acid sequence MACGSGCFFCMKPPERGMDLDSALNELGMLSSVTNSRKEFMKERKRSTSESTPSRPFNEPVSRPFNEPVPFNEPVSNFHGKGFHILQVDPNYVTGFSADFPVVNLNVSKSDIDLSIDASKIPSTSETSPILDPKLRDCFCFKGSGRHPDVTPKQMISKRSSLRKGRYKRYLKPYEVPWRLHNSLPEAELHHQEHSKSNESSPVKALSGGPLTRSRSLNNLESARARLADIFEEPNPHQSADRQEIEKVSQQIENLHFVEKT; translated from the coding sequence ATGGCATGTGGAAGTGGATGCTTCTTTTGTATGAAGCCTCCTGAAAGAGGAATGGACCTAGATTCAGCCCTGAATGAACTAGGCATGCTCAGTTCCGTCACAAATAGTCGCAAGGAATTCATGAAAGAGAGAAAGAGATCAACGAGCGAATCAACACCCTCAAGGCCTTTCAATGAACCAGTGTCAAGACCCTTTAATGAACCAGTCCCATTTAATGAACCAGTTTCAAACTTCCATGGAAAGGGGTTTCACATTCTTCAAGTTGATCCAAACTATGTGACTGGGTTTTCTGCTGATTTTCCAGTTGTGAATTTGAATGTGTCAAAATCAGACATTGACTTGTCAATTGATGCCTCAAAGATTCCTTCCACATCTGAAACAAGTCCGATATTAGACCCCAAACTGAGGGATTGTTTCTGCTTTAAGGGTTCTGGCCGTCATCCTGATGTCACACCAAAACAAATGATATCAAAACGTTCCTCATTGAGGAAAGGCAGGTACAAGAGGTACCTGAAACCTTACGAAGTTCCTTGGAGACTCCATAACTCGCTGCCAGAAGCGGAATTGCATCATCAGGAACATTCCAAATCTAATGAATCCTCACCTGTCAAAGCTTTAAGTGGTGGGCCATTaactaggtcaaggtcattgaatAACCTTGAATCTGCTAGGGCAAGGTTAGCGGACATCTTTGAGGAACCTAATCCTCACCAGTCAGCTGATAGGCAAGAAATTGAAAAAGTCTCTCAGCAAATTGagaatttacattttgttgaaaaaacATAA
- the LOC117316906 gene encoding uncharacterized protein LOC117316906: protein MEKKTPRSEVTYRDTLDTISKQRYDNKLALIGNEDPYTLPKERWSQDVDKWAGVTYPDISFFLLYTASAYTHEEIKSYKGLAAYNQFVNGWVRDVKVCEINGVCLHTARVMHSQRLNEKPLAPWVIIQTDGKVLAAHCNCMAGLGEACTHIAAMLFSIEATFKVRQARTVTETKAYWLPASVKGVKYAKIKDIDFTSAKSKKKNLDAQFSDTPSSKRGIMQHKQVEPPTDEEIRGFLQKLSQTGAQSAILTVKQAFQAPFVPKVLDEQFPKMLTELLRQDMLQSSFSDILKYCEDINVKVSKEEAESVEKATRQQAQSKLWNRFRSGRITASRMYSVCHSSPAAPSESLIKAVCNPESAKFTSTATSWGCTHEKVARETYNEALQTLHDNFAVEAVGLTLNPDFPLFGASPDGTVSCDCCGEGVVEIKCPYCVRSSSLDMYTGASSCLEETDGERKTLKKKHPYYYQVQTQIHLCGKEYADFVVWTEREVHIERIEPDNELWEEIKEKAASFHAMAIMPELVGKFYSRINTAPLLSLRNDGESNLADANRQDIYCFCQQGETDTMVACDNQNCNYPWFHLSCLKLTKSKLPKGKWFCPDCSRLPGNRRKKGVTKKRKEQ from the exons ATGGAAAAAAAGACGCCCCGAAGCGAAGTGACGTATCGTGACACACTGGACACTATTTCAAAACAGAGATACGACAATAAGTTGGCTTTGATTGGAAATGAAGACCCGTACACTCTACCAAAGGAAAGATGGTCACAGGATGTTGACAAGTGGGCGGGCGTAACGTACCCTGACATTTCGTTCTTTTTGTTATACACAGCAAGTGCATACACCCACGAGGAAATAAAATCTTACAAAGGATTGGCTGCGTACAACCAGTTTGTCAACGGATGGGTTCGGGATGTTAAAGTTTGTGAAATCAATGGCGTCTGTCTACACACTGCACGG GTGATGCATTCACAGCGTCTGAACGAAAAACCTTTGGCACCATGGGTGATCATCCAAACTGATGGAAAAGTTTTAGCTGCACACTGTAACTGCATGGCTGGATTGGGAGAGGCATGTACACATATCGCTGCAATGTTGTTTTCAATTGAAGCTACATTTAAAGTCAGACAGGCAAGAACTGTCACAGAAACAAAAGCGTACTGGCTTCCAGCATCAGTGAAAGGtgtaaaatatgcaaaaattaAAGACATAGATTTTACATCTGCAAAGTCAAAGAAGAAGAATTTGGATGCACAGTTCAGTGACACACCATCATCCAAAAGAGGGATTATGCAACACAAACAGGTGGAACCGCCTACTGATGAGGAAATCAGGGGTTTCCTGCAGAAACTCAGCCAAACAGGGGCTCAGTCTGCAATATTGACTGTAAAGCAAGCGTTCCAGGCACCATTTGTTCCAAAAGTGTTGGATGAACAGTTTCCCAAGATGTTGACTGAACTGTTGAGACAGGACATGCTTCAGTCATCATTTAGTGATATCCTAAAATATTGTGAGGACATTAATGTCAAAGTTTCGAAGGAGGAAGCTGAAAGTGTTGAGAAAGCAACCAGACAGCAGGCACAAAGTAAACTGTGGAACCGCTTCAGAAGTGGTAGAATAACTGCATCTCGGATGTATTCTGTATGCCACAGCAGCCCTGCAGCCCCTTCGGAAAGCCTTATCAAAGCGGTATGTAATCCTGAGTCAGCAAAATTTACCTCGACTGCAACATCTTGGGGATGTACTCATGAAAAGGTTGCCAGGGAAACCTATAATGAAGCATTACAAACTCTTCATGACAACTTTGCGGTTGAGGCAGTTGGACTAACTTTAAATCCAGACTTCCCCTTATTTGGAGCCTCACCTGATGGAACTGTGTCATGTGATTGCTGTGGAGAAGGAGTTGTGGAAATCAAATGCCCATACTGTGTACGTTCGTCAAGCCTTGATATGTATACTGGAGCATCTTCATGTCTTGAAGAAACAGATGGTGAACgtaaaacattaaagaaaaaacatCCATACTACTATCAGGTACAGACTCAGATACATTTATGTGGGAAAGAATATGCAGACTTTGTTGTGTGGACTGAGAGAGAAGTACACATTGAAAGAATTGAACCGGACAATGAACTGTGGGAGGAAATTAAAGAGAAGGCAGCTAGCTTCCATGCCATGGCTATCATGCCAGAGTTAGTTGGAAAATTCTACTCCCGAATAAACACAGCACCATTGCTGTCATTGAGAAATGATGGAGAATCAAACCTCGCTGATGCAAACAGACAGGACATATATTGCTTCTGTCAGCAAGGGGAAACTGATACGATGGTAGCATGTGACAACCAGAACTGCAATTATCCGTGGTTTCATTTGTCATGCCTTAAGCTGACAAAGTCGAAACTTCCTAAAGGAAAGTGGTTTTGTCCTGACTGTTCGCGTTTACCAGGAAACCGCAGGAAGAAGGGTGTAACAAAGAAAAGGAAAGAACAATGA
- the LOC117317023 gene encoding uncharacterized protein LOC117317023, giving the protein MVNYCAMIGCNNTGGRDRVSFFRLPAVITSQGEKTHGLSEKRRRLWLTKISRADLEPSSYPYLRVCSEHFVSGKPSSLYPENSADWAPSLKLGHHKQTTVINPTPERESRLKGRVEKRRNVEAAQSLVALFNSKEVTTDHELDESEEAHPDVQMDTNRIGDEAEFDKSMQTEISSGNINAMESELNRLLVENIGLKEQLAASSITEDTFKADDEKVKFFTGLPSFAVLMTLFWFVEPEISCSHNSSLTKFQKMVLVLMRLKLNLPVTFLADKFKVSASTVSRTMLSVLNTLHIKLKPLIYWPTKEERRQTMPMEFRKYFGLKVAVIIDCFEVFIEKPSDLTARSQTWSSYKHHNTVKFLIGISPQGTIVFISDAYGGRASDKFITKDSEFLNKLEYGDVVLADRGFDIAEEVAQVNGEVRIPAFTKGKDQLAAVDVESTRRLAHVRIHVERVIGLVRNKYKIMHDTLPLDYFNSVDESTPTIDKIVTVCCALTNMCKSVVPFD; this is encoded by the exons ATGGTGAATTATTGTGCGATGATTGGTTGTAACAACACAGGTGGGAGGGACAGAGTTTCTTTCTTTCGTTTACCGGCCGTTATCACATCTCAAGGTGAAAAGACGCATGGACTCTCAGAAAAACGAAGGAGGTTGTGGTTGACTAAAATCAGTAGAGCAGATCTTGAACCGTCGTCCTACCCATACTTGAGAGTTTGTTCGGAACATTTCGTTTCAG GAAAACCTTCCAGTCTTTATCCTGAAAACTCAGCTGACTGGGCTCCTTCACTGAAACTTGGCCATCATAAGCAGACAACAGTGATCAACCCCACTCCAGAAAGGGAAAGTCGATTGAAAGGCAGAGTGGAAAAGAGAAGGAATGTGGAAGCAGCACAATCTCTTGTTGCACTTTTCAATTCCAAAGAGGTTACAACTGATCATGAGCTCGATGAATCTGAGGAAGCCCACCCTGATGTTCAGATGGACACCAACAGGATAGGAGATGAGGCAGAATTTGACAAATCCATGCAAACAGAGATTTCATCAGGTAACATAAATGCTATGGAGAGTGAACTCAATAGGTTGCTTGTCGAAAACATTGGATTGAAGGAACAGTTGGCAGCTTCTTCAATTACTGAGGACACATTCAAAGCTGATGATGAGAAAGTGAAGTTTTTTACTGGTTTGCCATCATTTGCTGTTCTGATGACACTGTTTTGGTTTGTTGAACCTGAAATATCCTGCTCACACAACAGCTCCTTGACCAAATTTCAGAAGATGGTGCTGGTGCTAATGCGGCTAAAATTGAACTTGCCTGTAACCTTTTTGGCAGACAAATTTAAGGTTTCTGCTTCAACAGTGTCCAGAACTATGTTAAGTGTTCTAAACACATTACACATAAAATTGAAGCCTCTAATATATTGGCCGACGAAGGAGGAACGACGACAAACAATGCCTATGGAATTTAGGAAGTACTTTGGGTTGAAAGTAGCGGTCATTATAGACTGTTTTGAGGTGTTTATCGAAAAGCCATCTGATTTGACAGCACGCTCGCAAACATGGAGTTCCTATAAGCATCACAATACTGTGAAATTTTTGATAGGGATCTCGCCCCAGGGTACCATTGTATTCATCAGTGATGCGTATGGAGGACGTGCTTCAGACAAATTCATAACAAAGGACAGTGAATTTCTTAATAAGTTGGAATATGGGGATGTTGTTCTTGCTGACCGTGGATTTGACATAGCAGAGGAGGTGGCTCAAGTCAACGGTGAAGTTCGGATACCAGCATTCACAAAGGGAAAGGATCAGTTGGCAGCTGTTGATGTTGAAAGCACCAGAAGACTTGCACATGTGCGCATTCATGTTGAAAGGGTTATTGGTTTAGTTAGGAACAAGTATAAGATCATGCACGACACTTTGCCTCTTGACTATTTCAACTCGGTAGATGAGTCTACTCCTACAATTGACAAGATTGTGACTGTATGTTGTGCGCTTACAAATATGTGTAAATCTGTAGTGCCATTTGATTAG